The following are encoded together in the Bradyrhizobium genosp. L genome:
- a CDS encoding pyridoxal-phosphate-dependent aminotransferase family protein — translation MTVHTGRHFLQIPGPTNVPDRVLRAMDMPTMDHRGQEFAEIGFAVLSAMQRVFRTKQPVIIYPSSGTGAWEAAIVNTLQPGDKVLMCETGQFAVLWHGIADKFKLDVDFIPGDWRHGADLEQIEARLSADKAHKIKAVCMVHNETSTACVSYPLNVRKILDALKHPALLMVDTISGLGSLEYEHDAWGIDVSIAGSQKGLMLPPGLGFNAVSEKALAAAAANPGMRSYWDWQDVININKAGTWPYTPATNLLFGLREAVKMLEEEGLDNVFARHKRHSEATRAAIKVWGLETQCQEQGAHSPALTAVRVPDGHDADHFRKIVLENFDMSLGTGLNKVKGKVFRIGHIGHFNDLMLMGTLSGVEMGLDLAKVPHRGGGVLAAMEVLKQGTAVHMSKAVA, via the coding sequence ATGACCGTGCATACTGGAAGGCATTTTCTGCAGATTCCGGGACCGACCAACGTGCCGGACCGGGTGCTGCGGGCGATGGACATGCCGACCATGGACCACCGCGGTCAGGAGTTCGCCGAGATCGGCTTTGCCGTGCTTTCCGCAATGCAGCGCGTGTTCCGGACCAAGCAGCCGGTGATCATCTATCCTTCGTCCGGGACCGGCGCCTGGGAGGCCGCGATCGTCAATACGCTGCAGCCGGGCGACAAGGTGCTGATGTGCGAGACCGGGCAGTTCGCGGTGCTCTGGCACGGCATTGCCGACAAGTTCAAGCTCGACGTCGATTTCATTCCGGGCGACTGGCGGCATGGTGCCGATCTCGAGCAGATCGAGGCGCGGCTGTCGGCCGACAAGGCGCACAAGATCAAGGCCGTCTGCATGGTCCACAACGAGACCTCGACCGCCTGCGTCAGCTATCCGCTCAACGTGCGCAAGATCCTCGATGCGCTCAAGCACCCCGCGCTGTTGATGGTCGACACCATCTCCGGCCTCGGCTCGCTCGAATATGAGCACGATGCCTGGGGCATCGACGTCTCGATCGCCGGCTCGCAGAAGGGATTGATGCTGCCGCCCGGCCTCGGCTTCAACGCCGTGTCGGAAAAGGCGCTGGCCGCGGCCGCGGCCAATCCGGGGATGCGCTCCTACTGGGATTGGCAGGACGTCATCAACATCAACAAGGCCGGGACCTGGCCCTACACGCCCGCGACCAACCTGCTGTTCGGTCTGCGAGAGGCCGTCAAGATGCTCGAGGAAGAGGGGCTCGACAACGTTTTCGCGCGCCACAAGCGCCACAGCGAGGCGACGCGGGCCGCGATCAAGGTCTGGGGGCTGGAGACCCAGTGCCAGGAGCAGGGCGCGCATTCGCCGGCGCTGACCGCGGTGCGGGTGCCCGACGGCCACGACGCCGATCACTTCCGCAAGATCGTGCTGGAGAATTTCGACATGTCGCTCGGCACCGGCCTGAACAAGGTGAAGGGCAAGGTGTTCCGGATCGGCCATATCGGCCACTTCAACGACCTGATGCTGATGGGCACGCTCTCCGGCGTCGAGATGGGCCTCGACCTGGCCAAGGTGCCGCATCGCGGCGGCGGCGTGCTGGCGGCGATGGAGGTCCTGAAGCAGGGCACGGCCGTGCATATGTCAAAGGCAGTCGCCTGA
- a CDS encoding pyridoxal-phosphate-dependent aminotransferase family protein: MHQGRHFLQIPGPSPVPDRVLRAMDMPVIDHRSAEFGALGRAVLEGSQRVFQTAGPVVIFPSSGTGAWEAAIVNTLSPGDRVLMVETGHFATLWRQMAGRFGIEVDFVSGDWRRGADPAEIEARLKGDTEHAIKAVMVVHNETSTGATSRIAEIRAAIDRTAHPALLMVDTISSLGSVDYRHDEWKVDVSVSCSQKGFMLPPGLGFNAISDKARAASRTNKMPRSYFDWEEMLKPNAKGFFPYTPATNLLYGLREAIAMLLEEGLDNVFARHQRLAAATRAAVNHWGLEVLCREPSEFSPVLTAVLMPPGHDADQFRKIVLDNFNMSLGAGLSKVAGKVFRIGHLGECNELTLLGALTGVEMGMSVAGVPHRAGGVDAAMKVLEQRSQSNASHLKVVSTT; encoded by the coding sequence ATGCATCAAGGACGCCATTTTCTCCAGATTCCAGGGCCGAGCCCGGTGCCGGATCGCGTTCTTCGCGCCATGGATATGCCGGTCATCGACCACCGCAGCGCCGAGTTCGGTGCGCTCGGCCGCGCCGTGCTCGAGGGCAGCCAAAGGGTCTTCCAGACCGCGGGCCCGGTGGTGATCTTCCCGTCGTCCGGAACGGGCGCCTGGGAAGCCGCGATTGTCAATACGCTGTCGCCTGGCGACAGAGTGCTGATGGTCGAGACCGGTCACTTCGCCACCCTGTGGCGGCAGATGGCCGGCCGTTTCGGCATCGAGGTCGACTTCGTCTCCGGTGATTGGCGCCGCGGCGCCGACCCGGCCGAGATCGAGGCGCGGCTCAAGGGCGACACTGAACACGCCATCAAGGCGGTGATGGTCGTGCACAACGAGACCTCGACCGGCGCGACCAGCCGGATCGCCGAGATCCGCGCCGCCATCGACCGTACCGCGCATCCGGCGCTGCTGATGGTCGACACCATCTCCTCGCTCGGTTCGGTCGATTACCGCCACGACGAGTGGAAGGTCGATGTCAGCGTCAGCTGCTCCCAGAAGGGCTTCATGCTGCCGCCCGGCCTCGGCTTCAATGCCATCTCGGACAAGGCGCGCGCCGCGTCGCGCACAAATAAAATGCCGCGCTCCTATTTCGACTGGGAGGAGATGCTGAAGCCGAACGCGAAGGGCTTCTTCCCATACACGCCGGCGACCAACCTGCTCTACGGATTGCGCGAGGCGATCGCGATGCTGCTGGAAGAGGGGCTCGACAACGTGTTCGCCCGCCATCAGCGGCTCGCCGCCGCCACCCGTGCCGCCGTCAATCATTGGGGGCTCGAGGTGCTGTGCCGGGAGCCGTCCGAGTTCTCGCCGGTCTTGACCGCGGTGTTGATGCCGCCCGGCCATGATGCCGACCAGTTCCGCAAAATCGTGCTCGACAATTTCAACATGTCGCTCGGCGCCGGCTTGTCCAAGGTCGCCGGCAAGGTGTTCCGGATCGGTCATCTCGGCGAATGCAACGAGCTGACATTGCTCGGCGCGCTGACCGGGGTCGAGATGGGCATGTCGGTTGCCGGCGTCCCGCACCGCGCCGGCGGCGTCGATGCCGCGATGAAGGTCCTGGAGCAGCGTAGCCAAAGCAACGCGTCCCATCTGAAAGTCGTCAGCACGACCTAG
- a CDS encoding enoyl-CoA hydratase/isomerase family protein — protein sequence MNAPVTSTEDLLYSVEDGVARITFNRPQARNALTFAMYEQMAAICESINQDHSIKALIMTGAGDKAFASGTDISQFRAFKTAQDALDYEARIDRVLGTLEQCRVPVIAAIAGACTGGGAGIAACCDIRIGTEATRIGFPIARTLGNCLSMSNISRLVSLIGPARTKDLIFKARLVEAPEALALGLLNEVVPDVATLQRRADETAKLVAGHAPITLEVTKEAVRRIRRTLSREEGEDLILRAYMSEDFREGMDAFLNKRAPNFKGK from the coding sequence ATGAATGCGCCCGTGACGTCGACCGAAGACCTGCTCTATTCCGTCGAGGACGGAGTAGCGCGCATCACCTTCAACCGCCCGCAGGCGCGCAATGCGCTGACCTTTGCGATGTACGAGCAGATGGCCGCGATCTGCGAGAGCATCAATCAGGACCATTCGATCAAGGCGCTGATCATGACCGGCGCCGGCGACAAGGCGTTCGCGTCGGGCACCGACATCTCCCAGTTCCGGGCCTTCAAGACCGCGCAGGATGCGCTCGACTATGAGGCGCGGATCGATCGCGTGCTCGGTACGCTCGAGCAGTGCCGCGTGCCCGTCATCGCGGCGATCGCCGGTGCCTGCACCGGCGGCGGCGCCGGGATTGCCGCCTGCTGCGACATCCGCATCGGCACCGAGGCGACGCGGATCGGCTTCCCGATCGCACGCACCCTCGGCAATTGCCTCTCGATGTCAAATATCTCGCGGCTGGTGTCGCTGATCGGCCCGGCGCGGACCAAGGACCTGATCTTCAAGGCACGCCTGGTCGAAGCGCCGGAAGCGCTGGCGCTCGGGCTGTTGAACGAGGTCGTGCCCGACGTGGCGACGCTGCAGCGCCGCGCCGACGAGACCGCAAAGCTCGTCGCCGGCCATGCCCCGATCACGCTCGAGGTGACCAAGGAGGCCGTCCGCCGCATCCGCCGCACGCTGTCGCGTGAGGAGGGCGAAGACCTGATCCTGCGCGCCTACATGAGCGAGGATTTCCGCGAAGGCATGGACGCGTTCCTCAACAAGCGCGCGCCCAACTTCAAGGGCAAATAG
- a CDS encoding MFS transporter: MRFRFKATHVVLAMLCVMYFITYVDRVNIGTAASEIQKELSLSNTELGLVFSAFAYPYLLFQVIGGWVGDHFGPRKTLFWCGMIWAAATIMTGFVGSLTALFVARFALGFGEGATFPTATRAMQYWTPANRRGFAQGLTHSFARLGNAATPPVVALLILWLTWRGAFVVLGIASLVWGIVWVWYFRNEPKDHGAITAAELASLPQRPQGARPKVPWGPLLQRMWPVTLTYFCYGWCLWLYLNWLPLFFKNNYHLDIKNSALFASGVFFAGVVGDSIGGVISDRILERSGNVRLARLSVTIVGFAGALLSLLPILFVRDITVVALCLSAGFFCAELVIGPMWSIPMDIAAKYSGTAAGIMNTGSALAAIVSPLVAGFVIDATGNWYLPFLMSMGFLLLGGVSAFLMHPERPFEDAEGLVAPGKVVAAE; this comes from the coding sequence ATGAGGTTTCGGTTCAAGGCCACGCATGTCGTGCTGGCCATGCTCTGCGTGATGTATTTCATCACCTATGTCGATCGGGTCAACATCGGCACCGCGGCCAGCGAGATCCAGAAGGAGCTCAGCCTGTCCAACACCGAGCTCGGCCTGGTGTTCTCGGCGTTCGCCTATCCGTATCTGCTGTTCCAGGTGATCGGCGGCTGGGTCGGCGATCATTTCGGCCCGCGCAAGACCTTGTTCTGGTGCGGCATGATCTGGGCCGCGGCGACCATCATGACCGGGTTCGTCGGCAGCCTCACCGCGCTGTTCGTCGCGCGCTTCGCGCTTGGGTTCGGCGAGGGTGCGACCTTTCCGACCGCGACCCGCGCCATGCAATACTGGACGCCGGCGAACCGGCGCGGATTCGCGCAAGGCCTGACGCATTCCTTCGCGCGGCTCGGCAACGCGGCGACGCCGCCGGTGGTCGCGCTGCTGATCCTGTGGCTGACATGGCGCGGCGCCTTCGTCGTGCTCGGCATCGCCAGCCTGGTGTGGGGCATCGTGTGGGTCTGGTACTTCCGCAACGAGCCGAAGGATCACGGCGCCATCACCGCGGCGGAGCTTGCGAGCCTGCCGCAGCGTCCGCAAGGCGCGCGGCCGAAGGTGCCGTGGGGGCCGCTGCTGCAGCGGATGTGGCCGGTGACGCTGACCTATTTCTGCTACGGCTGGTGCCTCTGGCTCTACCTCAACTGGCTGCCGCTGTTCTTCAAGAACAACTACCATCTCGACATCAAGAACTCGGCGCTGTTCGCATCCGGCGTGTTCTTTGCCGGCGTCGTCGGAGACAGCATCGGCGGCGTCATCTCCGATCGTATTCTCGAACGATCAGGCAATGTCCGCCTGGCCCGGCTCAGCGTCACGATCGTGGGCTTCGCCGGCGCGCTGCTGTCGCTGCTGCCGATCCTGTTCGTTCGCGACATCACGGTGGTCGCGCTCTGCCTGTCGGCCGGCTTCTTCTGCGCCGAGCTCGTGATCGGCCCGATGTGGTCGATCCCGATGGACATCGCGGCGAAATATTCCGGCACTGCGGCGGGGATCATGAACACCGGCTCGGCGCTGGCCGCGATCGTCTCGCCGCTGGTCGCAGGCTTCGTGATCGACGCCACCGGAAACTGGTACCTGCCGTTCCTGATGTCGATGGGGTTCTTGCTGCTCGGCGGTGTCTCGGCGTTCCTGATGCATCCCGAGCGGCCGTTCGAGGATGCGGAGGGACTGGTTGCGCCGGGCAAGGTGGTAGCCGCGGAATGA